From a region of the Candidatus Aminicenantes bacterium genome:
- a CDS encoding protease, with translation MKRFALFTLLMTFAISVFAFNDARLLRAPDIHENRIVFTYAGNLWTVDAAGGTAVQLTTHEGIETGARFSPDGERIAFTAQYDGNTDIYTIPAGGGEPQRITWHPGNDELVSWTPDGKSVVFSSNRENATRQLKLYTIAVDGSLAEALPLPQGAAGEFSPGGNRFAYNPLPASVFRAWRRYRGGSAPYIWIYDTKTGEVTEVPRKNSNDVYPYWMGDAVVFLSDRDRVMNLYRYTPGGAVEQLTRYTGADIKSYGTDGTRLVFEREGRLHVMATPESKARTIRVDIPDERLNLRPRLVDASKLIFGAGISPTGKRVVFGARGEIVTVPAEKGDIRNITGTPGVMERRPAWSPDGRRIACFGEKEGEYAIFLYDQKGTGQARVFEIPDPSFFYELKWSPDSRHLAFNDIKANLYILDTTNGKITRVDADPQFLRVPSPAWSPDSTWLSYRLSGENGFGRIKLYNTKTGKHAFVTDGMSDADNPVFSPEGKYLFFTASTNLAQDTAWLDMSQYPHHPTNNIYLAVLSAKEPSPFAPESDEEEIKSENDKKADPKKDKPEKKTNGEKKPVRIDPAGIESRILALDIPAGSYSSLQTADNMLYYMNRPQTGNKPSLHCYDMKERKAKELGSDLGAFILSHDGKKMLVRKNRTTWMMLDAGKPLKEAKPLKTAAIRTWSDPRKEYRQIFHEAWRINRDWFYDPGMHGQDWPAIWEQYATYLPYVSHRDDLNYLINMMLGEYTCGHAYNGGGMYPDVERVAGGLLGADYSVENGRFRIQRIYTGENWNPELRSPLAGPGIDVKEKDYIISVDGVDLTANESIHARFLQKAGKQVVLQVNSKPEAAGAREVTVIPVASEYTLRHRQWIEDNRKQVEKLSNGKVGYVYMPNTSTAGFDYFNRYFFAQLNKGAIVIDERFNGGGFVADYVINMLNRPFLSWWQPRYGAPFASPNSGHWGPKVMLINEYAGSGGDFMPWAFRKTGIGKLVGTRTWGGLVGISGYPPLMDGGYVTAPSFGIVSEDGEFIIENYGVEPDVEVVIYPRDYQAGRDPQLEKAVETVLEELKTKPARKFKHNGFPRGR, from the coding sequence AACCGGAGCCAGGTTTTCTCCAGACGGAGAAAGAATCGCTTTCACCGCCCAGTATGACGGCAACACCGACATCTACACCATCCCGGCCGGCGGCGGTGAACCGCAACGCATCACCTGGCACCCCGGCAACGACGAATTGGTCAGCTGGACTCCGGACGGCAAGTCCGTGGTTTTCAGCTCAAACCGGGAGAACGCCACCCGCCAGCTCAAACTCTATACAATTGCGGTTGACGGCAGCCTGGCGGAAGCGCTGCCGCTGCCCCAGGGCGCGGCCGGCGAGTTCTCGCCGGGCGGCAATCGGTTTGCCTACAACCCCTTGCCGGCAAGCGTATTCCGTGCCTGGCGCCGTTACCGCGGCGGCAGCGCGCCCTACATCTGGATTTACGACACAAAGACCGGCGAAGTAACCGAGGTCCCCCGCAAAAACAGCAATGATGTTTATCCCTACTGGATGGGCGATGCCGTCGTGTTCCTATCCGACCGGGACCGGGTCATGAACCTGTACCGGTATACACCGGGCGGAGCGGTCGAGCAATTGACCCGTTATACCGGCGCGGATATCAAGAGTTACGGCACCGATGGGACCCGCCTCGTGTTCGAGCGGGAGGGACGACTCCATGTGATGGCCACACCTGAAAGCAAAGCGCGGACAATCCGCGTGGACATTCCAGACGAACGCCTGAACCTTCGCCCCCGGCTCGTCGATGCGTCCAAACTGATCTTTGGCGCCGGCATTTCCCCGACCGGCAAGCGCGTCGTGTTCGGCGCCCGCGGCGAGATCGTCACGGTTCCGGCCGAGAAAGGGGATATCCGCAACATCACCGGCACGCCGGGCGTTATGGAGCGCAGGCCGGCCTGGTCTCCGGACGGCCGCCGGATCGCCTGTTTCGGCGAGAAAGAAGGCGAATACGCCATTTTCCTCTATGACCAGAAAGGCACGGGTCAGGCCCGGGTGTTCGAAATCCCCGACCCTTCGTTCTTTTATGAACTGAAATGGTCTCCGGACAGCCGGCACCTGGCGTTCAATGATATCAAGGCCAATCTCTATATACTGGATACAACGAACGGAAAAATCACCCGGGTGGACGCCGACCCCCAGTTCCTGCGCGTGCCCTCCCCGGCCTGGTCTCCGGACAGCACCTGGCTCAGTTACCGGCTCTCCGGTGAAAACGGTTTCGGCCGCATCAAGCTCTACAACACAAAGACCGGCAAGCACGCCTTTGTAACCGACGGCATGAGCGACGCGGACAACCCGGTTTTTTCGCCCGAAGGGAAGTACCTGTTCTTTACCGCCAGCACCAACCTGGCCCAGGATACGGCCTGGCTGGACATGTCGCAATACCCCCATCACCCCACGAACAACATCTACCTGGCCGTTCTCTCGGCAAAAGAACCCTCACCCTTTGCGCCTGAAAGTGATGAAGAAGAGATCAAGAGCGAAAACGACAAGAAAGCGGATCCCAAAAAGGACAAGCCGGAAAAGAAAACCAATGGTGAAAAAAAACCGGTCCGGATCGATCCGGCAGGCATTGAAAGCCGCATCCTGGCGCTGGATATCCCCGCAGGAAGTTACTCTTCCCTGCAGACTGCAGACAACATGCTGTACTACATGAATCGCCCCCAAACCGGCAACAAGCCCTCCCTGCACTGCTACGACATGAAGGAGCGTAAAGCCAAGGAACTGGGTTCGGATCTTGGGGCTTTCATCCTGTCCCATGACGGCAAGAAAATGCTGGTGCGAAAAAACCGTACGACCTGGATGATGCTGGACGCGGGCAAGCCGTTAAAGGAGGCGAAGCCCCTGAAAACCGCCGCCATCCGCACCTGGTCCGATCCGCGAAAGGAATACCGCCAGATATTTCATGAAGCCTGGCGCATCAACCGCGACTGGTTCTATGACCCGGGCATGCACGGTCAGGACTGGCCGGCAATATGGGAACAATACGCAACCTACCTTCCCTACGTGTCCCACCGCGATGACCTGAACTACCTGATCAACATGATGCTGGGCGAATACACCTGTGGTCATGCCTACAACGGCGGGGGCATGTACCCCGACGTGGAACGCGTGGCCGGTGGCCTGCTCGGTGCGGACTACTCGGTTGAGAACGGCCGCTTCCGCATCCAACGCATCTACACGGGCGAAAACTGGAACCCGGAGCTGCGCTCTCCCCTGGCGGGTCCGGGCATCGATGTCAAAGAGAAAGACTACATAATCTCCGTGGACGGCGTGGATCTGACAGCGAATGAAAGCATCCACGCGCGTTTCCTGCAAAAGGCGGGGAAACAGGTGGTGCTGCAGGTAAACAGCAAGCCGGAAGCCGCGGGCGCCAGAGAGGTAACGGTGATTCCCGTGGCCAGTGAGTACACGCTGCGCCACCGCCAGTGGATCGAAGACAACCGCAAACAGGTGGAAAAACTCTCCAACGGCAAAGTGGGCTACGTGTACATGCCCAATACCAGCACGGCCGGATTCGATTATTTCAACCGCTACTTTTTCGCCCAGCTCAACAAGGGCGCGATCGTGATCGACGAACGTTTCAACGGCGGGGGTTTCGTGGCGGACTACGTGATCAACATGCTCAACCGCCCCTTCCTCTCCTGGTGGCAACCGCGGTACGGTGCGCCTTTCGCCAGCCCCAACAGCGGCCACTGGGGGCCGAAAGTCATGCTGATCAACGAGTATGCCGGATCTGGCGGCGACTTCATGCCCTGGGCTTTCAGGAAAACCGGCATCGGCAAGCTGGTCGGCACCCGGACCTGGGGCGGCCTGGTGGGCATCAGCGGCTATCCTCCCCTGATGGACGGCGGCTACGTGACGGCCCCGAGTTTCGGAATCGTGAGTGAAGATGGCGAGTTCATCATAGAAAACTACGGGGTGGAACCGGATGTGGAAGTCGTGATCTATCCCCGGGACTACCAGGCCGGCCGCGATCCCCAACTGGAAAAGGCGGTGGAGACCGTGCTGGAAGAGCTGAAAACCAAACCGGCAAGGAAATTCAAACACAACGGCTTCCCCCGTGGCAGGTAA
- the recA gene encoding recombinase RecA → MKDQRDMAIKNAVSQIEKQYGKGAIMQLGAGAAVLAPAISTGCLSLDIITGIGGFPRGRVVEIYGPEASGKTTMALQAIAQAQKAGGHAAFVDAEHALDPIYAGKLGINIDELYVSQPDFGEQALEIAEILVRSGGVDIVVVDSVAALVPKAELEGEMGDSHMGLQARLMSQALRKLTAIVSRSRTTLIFINQLREKIGVFMGNPETTTGGRALKFYSSMRLEVRKILTLKSGNEIVGSRTRMKIVKNKLAPPFRFTEVDMLFGKGVSREGDIIDLAVENNIVAKTGAWYSYGEEKLGQGKEAVRRLLEENPALYDELRRKILIAVDMPHLAGDAAAGEAEKKEKPAAGESADS, encoded by the coding sequence ATGAAAGACCAGCGGGACATGGCCATCAAGAACGCCGTCTCACAGATCGAGAAGCAGTACGGCAAGGGCGCCATCATGCAGTTGGGTGCCGGCGCCGCGGTGCTGGCACCCGCCATTTCAACGGGTTGCCTTTCCCTGGATATCATTACCGGTATCGGCGGATTTCCCCGCGGTCGTGTGGTGGAGATTTACGGCCCGGAGGCATCCGGCAAAACCACCATGGCTTTGCAGGCGATAGCCCAGGCCCAGAAAGCCGGCGGTCACGCCGCTTTTGTTGATGCCGAGCACGCCCTGGACCCGATCTACGCGGGCAAGCTGGGGATCAATATCGATGAGCTTTATGTGTCCCAGCCCGATTTCGGCGAACAGGCGCTTGAGATCGCCGAGATCCTGGTGCGCTCCGGCGGCGTGGACATCGTGGTGGTTGACAGCGTGGCCGCCCTGGTGCCCAAAGCGGAACTGGAAGGTGAAATGGGGGACAGCCATATGGGTTTGCAGGCCCGTCTCATGAGTCAGGCCCTGCGCAAGTTAACGGCCATTGTTTCCCGTTCGCGTACCACCCTGATCTTTATCAACCAGTTGCGCGAAAAAATCGGCGTGTTCATGGGCAATCCCGAGACCACAACCGGCGGCCGGGCCCTGAAATTCTACAGTTCCATGCGCCTGGAAGTACGCAAGATCCTCACCCTGAAGAGCGGAAACGAAATCGTGGGCAGCCGCACGCGCATGAAGATCGTCAAAAACAAATTGGCTCCGCCTTTCCGCTTCACCGAGGTGGATATGCTTTTCGGCAAGGGCGTGTCACGCGAAGGCGATATCATTGACCTGGCTGTTGAAAACAACATTGTTGCCAAGACCGGGGCATGGTATTCCTATGGCGAGGAGAAGCTGGGTCAAGGCAAGGAGGCGGTACGCAGGTTGTTGGAAGAAAACCCCGCTCTTTACGACGAACTCCGTCGTAAGATCCTGATCGCCGTGGATATGCCGCATCTGGCCGGAGACGCAGCGGCCGGGGAAGCGGAAAAGAAAGAGAAGCCGGCTGCGGGTGAGTCCGCCGATTCTTGA
- a CDS encoding DivIVA domain-containing protein gives MKLTPQDILTQTFATRMRGFDRDEVKSFLIQVAEALEGEIQEKEALRRDFARAQEKLTHFERREQVLRDTLVSAQKFSKEIEQHAQKESELIIKEAEMKGEQLLNGAMGRMKELSAEIRNLKFKRREIEDDLVHMLNSLKEMIESYREQDAEFDKVEYLGK, from the coding sequence GTGAAACTGACGCCTCAAGACATCCTGACCCAGACGTTTGCCACGCGTATGCGTGGATTCGACCGCGATGAAGTCAAGAGTTTCTTGATCCAGGTCGCGGAAGCCCTGGAAGGCGAAATCCAGGAAAAAGAGGCCCTGCGTCGTGATTTCGCCCGGGCCCAGGAAAAACTCACGCATTTTGAACGCAGGGAGCAGGTATTGCGCGACACCCTGGTTTCCGCCCAGAAGTTTTCAAAAGAGATTGAGCAGCACGCCCAGAAAGAGTCGGAACTGATCATAAAGGAAGCTGAGATGAAGGGTGAACAGTTGCTCAACGGCGCCATGGGGCGCATGAAGGAGTTGAGCGCTGAAATCCGCAATTTGAAATTCAAACGACGCGAAATCGAAGACGACCTGGTGCATATGCTGAATTCCCTGAAAGAAATGATCGAGTCGTATCGTGAACAGGACGCGGAGTTCGATAAGGTCGAATACCTGGGAAAATAG
- a CDS encoding YggT family protein, producing MILGHFMRALAQLIHLAVQAYIFVVLIRAVLSWMGPMPPSPLIVVLRRLTDPVFRLVHRWIPFSVIGGIDISPVIVMLALYFIDNLITGILMGYAGRLSAGG from the coding sequence GTGATTCTCGGCCATTTTATGCGGGCCCTGGCGCAACTCATTCACCTGGCTGTTCAGGCGTATATCTTTGTCGTTCTCATCCGCGCCGTACTCAGTTGGATGGGGCCGATGCCTCCCAGTCCACTGATTGTGGTTCTGCGGCGATTGACCGATCCGGTTTTTCGCCTGGTTCACCGCTGGATCCCGTTTTCCGTTATCGGAGGAATCGATATATCACCGGTCATCGTTATGTTGGCGCTGTACTTTATTGATAACCTGATTACTGGTATACTGATGGGATACGCCGGCCGGTTGTCGGCGGGGGGGTGA